A window of Sulfuricurvum sp. contains these coding sequences:
- a CDS encoding response regulator has protein sequence MATVMVIDDSKTVRSYHRTILNDLGINVLEAENGMEALEKTLDNKIDLYLVDINMPIMDGYSFISELRKQPSGKFTPVIMITTQEETTDKLEAFKVGANLFETKPIKPDSLKRYLQLLLKAQL, from the coding sequence ATGGCAACAGTAATGGTAATCGACGATTCAAAAACAGTACGTAGCTATCATCGTACTATTCTTAATGATTTGGGAATAAACGTACTTGAAGCAGAAAACGGGATGGAAGCACTGGAGAAGACATTGGATAATAAGATTGATCTTTATCTTGTCGATATTAATATGCCGATTATGGACGGGTACTCGTTTATTAGTGAATTGCGTAAACAGCCTAGCGGCAAATTTACCCCGGTCATTATGATTACTACCCAAGAAGAGACTACGGATAAGCTTGAAGCATTTAAGGTGGGGGCAAATCTTTTTGAGACCAAACCGATTAAGCCTGATTCGCTCAAAAGGTATCTTCAGCTTTTGTTAAAAGCGCAACTTTAA
- a CDS encoding chemotaxis protein CheA — protein sequence MDPLLEQFLLEARENLAFIDQHIENIGGEDPELLNSVFRAAHTLKGGSGIVGFESVKRITHHAEDLLDMLRSGKLEFQEAMVESLYNAFDEVVNLIEAAEESGEIVDADENRIDEIAQELSSLMGKTIEEVVWSCPYAMVTIIGDVINIPMPFLRSSPQKIPFKLDEIDEDLCSRAQLYAIVFDVDESCMVYGNDPVYTLSLIADKVVGVHSCMSENGATALLSGFDDTDGLLLKIQMCAFVYATYDEIADALFNFSDELTFLPLDISTLLQIDEGESGHTLDVLKELGAQCNTLLESGNVSEIAQKIENSLPLIGSNTLQSYQLNRLLDLLGWIKADDLKQLKPFFDILPKGEAFTLKGLWIEEEAPKESPQSGNIILDEAAQERLHEILMQQLQALEAFDSPEGFERVQSMVSYYLEEYVSSPPDAFKTREGLIHWLRQELGLESVKEVNIQENIFVETLVIDEIESHPDVVEPIIKPLASEPKHLSEKIETEDKAGTSKKGVVGKTVKIEQESIDHLMNVVGELLVAKNSLPYLADGVHKMSGDGAKRAIMEKYTFINRLTEQLQDLIMSMRMLPISYVFDRYPKLVRDISKNLGKKVNLTMEGGETKLDKNMIEMLADPMIHIMRNSLDHGIESPEIRVQKGKNPEGQITLTAYSQSDKIIVEIRDDGAGINIDRVVQKVLEKDLLTLDQIDALSDSEKAELVMLPGLSTAEVISEYSGRGVGMDVVKKSIEAFNGTIRIKTIPNQGTTIYLSIPMSLAVTSLLHVSMNNVHYGFPMESVSETVKIESNAIEYLQNEPFIYLRGEVIPLLFIKGMLDEKGLEKRALPIVVLNIKGNLLAVVVNDLLGQLEVVQKPLEGIMENHPILSGTALLGNGQIIMVIDPLGMLQISHLLQSHLQNAS from the coding sequence ATGGATCCTTTGCTTGAACAATTTTTACTGGAAGCGAGAGAAAATCTCGCATTTATAGATCAACATATCGAAAATATCGGCGGTGAAGATCCTGAACTCCTTAACTCTGTATTTCGGGCTGCCCATACCCTTAAAGGGGGCTCTGGAATCGTTGGCTTTGAATCGGTAAAACGGATAACACACCACGCAGAAGATTTATTGGATATGTTGCGTTCCGGAAAACTTGAATTTCAAGAAGCGATGGTGGAATCGCTTTATAATGCGTTTGATGAGGTGGTTAATCTGATCGAAGCGGCAGAAGAGAGCGGTGAGATAGTGGATGCTGATGAAAATCGTATCGATGAAATAGCGCAGGAGCTGAGCTCGTTGATGGGTAAAACGATTGAAGAAGTAGTGTGGAGTTGCCCCTACGCTATGGTTACGATTATCGGGGATGTCATCAACATTCCAATGCCATTTTTGAGAAGTTCCCCCCAAAAAATTCCTTTTAAGTTAGATGAAATCGATGAAGATTTATGCTCACGAGCACAACTTTATGCAATCGTCTTTGATGTCGATGAATCGTGTATGGTGTATGGCAATGACCCTGTTTATACCCTCTCGTTAATTGCGGATAAAGTGGTCGGTGTCCATTCGTGCATGAGTGAAAATGGAGCGACAGCTCTTTTGTCAGGATTTGATGATACTGATGGATTACTTCTTAAAATACAAATGTGTGCGTTTGTTTACGCCACCTATGATGAGATTGCCGATGCCCTCTTTAACTTTAGTGATGAACTAACTTTTTTGCCGCTTGATATCTCTACATTACTACAGATTGATGAGGGGGAATCAGGACACACCCTCGATGTCCTAAAAGAACTTGGAGCCCAATGCAATACGCTATTAGAGAGTGGAAATGTTTCAGAAATAGCTCAAAAAATAGAGAATTCACTCCCCTTGATCGGTTCTAATACCCTTCAAAGCTATCAATTAAATCGTCTTTTGGATCTTTTAGGGTGGATAAAAGCGGATGATTTGAAACAGTTAAAACCATTTTTCGATATCTTGCCTAAAGGAGAAGCTTTTACCCTTAAAGGTTTATGGATAGAAGAAGAAGCCCCTAAAGAGTCACCTCAGAGTGGCAATATTATTCTTGATGAAGCAGCACAAGAGCGTTTGCATGAGATTTTAATGCAACAGCTGCAAGCTCTCGAAGCATTTGACTCACCAGAAGGATTCGAACGTGTACAATCGATGGTTAGTTATTATCTCGAAGAGTATGTCTCATCCCCTCCAGATGCTTTTAAAACTCGCGAAGGACTTATACACTGGTTACGACAAGAACTCGGGTTGGAGTCGGTAAAAGAAGTCAATATTCAAGAAAATATCTTTGTTGAGACGTTGGTTATTGACGAGATAGAATCTCACCCTGATGTTGTTGAGCCGATAATAAAACCGCTTGCTTCTGAGCCAAAGCATTTGAGTGAAAAAATTGAAACAGAAGATAAAGCTGGAACATCCAAAAAAGGGGTTGTCGGGAAAACGGTAAAAATTGAGCAAGAGTCGATTGATCATTTGATGAATGTCGTGGGAGAGCTGCTAGTAGCGAAAAATTCCCTCCCTTATCTCGCAGATGGTGTCCATAAGATGAGTGGAGATGGGGCAAAACGGGCTATTATGGAAAAATATACGTTTATTAACCGCCTTACCGAACAACTTCAAGATTTGATAATGTCGATGCGGATGCTTCCGATTTCGTATGTCTTTGACCGTTATCCGAAATTGGTGCGCGATATCTCCAAAAATCTTGGGAAAAAAGTGAATTTAACAATGGAAGGGGGAGAGACGAAACTCGATAAAAATATGATTGAGATGCTGGCTGATCCGATGATTCATATCATGCGAAATTCACTCGATCATGGGATAGAATCTCCTGAAATTCGTGTTCAAAAAGGGAAAAATCCCGAAGGTCAGATTACTCTCACTGCCTACTCTCAAAGTGATAAAATCATCGTAGAGATACGTGATGACGGCGCGGGAATAAATATTGATCGTGTTGTCCAAAAAGTGCTGGAAAAAGATCTATTAACATTAGATCAAATTGATGCACTGAGTGATAGTGAAAAAGCGGAACTCGTCATGCTACCCGGGCTCTCTACTGCCGAGGTGATTAGTGAATATAGCGGGCGTGGCGTGGGAATGGATGTGGTGAAAAAATCGATTGAAGCGTTTAATGGAACTATCCGAATCAAGACCATACCGAATCAAGGGACCACGATTTATCTCTCTATTCCGATGTCGCTTGCGGTCACCTCTTTGCTTCATGTATCAATGAATAATGTCCATTACGGGTTTCCGATGGAGAGTGTTTCTGAAACCGTTAAAATCGAATCCAATGCAATCGAATATCTTCAAAATGAGCCGTTTATCTATTTACGCGGGGAAGTAATTCCGTTGTTATTTATCAAAGGGATGCTCGATGAGAAAGGGCTCGAAAAGAGAGCACTTCCAATCGTTGTATTGAATATTAAAGGTAATTTGTTAGCAGTAGTGGTCAATGATTTATTGGGGCAACTCGAAGTGGTTCAAAAACCTCTGGAGGGAATTATGGAAAATCATCCAATTCTTAGCGGTACGGCTTTGCTTGGAAACGGTCAAATAATTATGGTGATTGATCCATTGGGGATGTTGCAAATTTCCCATTTGCTTCAATCACATCTACAGAATGCAAGTTAA